The Xanthomonas fragariae genome has a segment encoding these proteins:
- a CDS encoding acyl-CoA desaturase has protein sequence MPRTGLDPHAATPQPAATRRRGWVATHLGSLRRWVDSQTDEPLDEARADRIDWLRALPFIALHLACLAVFWVGASWFAVSMAVALYALRMFALTGFYHRYFSHRAFKTSRMLQFVFAAIGATCVQRGPLWWAAHHRNHHRHTDTGRDPHSPAQHGFWWSHTGWFLTPRSFRTDWEVIPDLRRFAELRFLDRFDIVMPVLLALGLYLLGDWLADAAPALKINGAQLLVWGFVISTVALFHATFTINSLAHRFGSRRFDTRDDSRNNWLLALLTFGEGWHNNHHFFPGSARQGLRWWEYDVTWYGLKAMSWVGLVWELKPMPKMLTQRAERVAR, from the coding sequence GTGCCGCGCACTGGACTCGACCCTCACGCCGCAACGCCTCAGCCCGCCGCCACGCGTCGTCGTGGCTGGGTTGCAACGCACCTTGGCAGCCTGCGTCGCTGGGTGGATTCGCAAACCGACGAGCCATTGGACGAGGCGCGCGCCGACCGCATCGACTGGCTGCGTGCCTTGCCCTTCATTGCCCTGCACCTTGCCTGCTTGGCGGTGTTCTGGGTGGGCGCATCATGGTTTGCCGTGAGCATGGCAGTAGCGCTGTACGCGCTGCGCATGTTCGCGCTCACTGGTTTCTATCATCGCTACTTCTCGCACCGCGCCTTCAAGACCTCGCGCATGCTGCAATTCGTGTTCGCAGCCATTGGCGCCACCTGCGTACAACGCGGGCCGCTGTGGTGGGCAGCACATCATCGCAATCATCATCGGCATACCGACACCGGCCGCGACCCGCATTCGCCGGCGCAACATGGCTTTTGGTGGAGCCACACCGGCTGGTTCCTGACCCCACGCAGTTTCCGCACCGATTGGGAGGTCATCCCCGATCTGCGCCGCTTTGCCGAGCTGCGCTTTCTCGACCGCTTCGACATCGTAATGCCGGTGCTGCTGGCACTGGGGTTGTACCTGCTCGGCGACTGGCTTGCCGATGCAGCGCCTGCATTGAAGATCAACGGCGCGCAGCTGTTGGTATGGGGCTTTGTGATCTCCACCGTGGCGTTGTTCCATGCCACCTTCACCATCAACTCGCTGGCGCACCGCTTCGGCAGCCGACGTTTCGATACGCGCGACGACAGCCGCAATAACTGGCTGCTGGCGCTGCTTACCTTTGGCGAAGGCTGGCACAACAACCACCACTTCTTCCCCGGCTCGGCGCGTCAGGGCTTGCGCTGGTGGGAATACGACGTGACCTGGTACGGGCTCAAGGCGATGTCGTGGGTGGGTCTGGTGTGGGAGCTCAAGCCGATGCCGAAGATGCTCACGCAACGTGCCGAGCGGGTGGCGCGATGA
- a CDS encoding NAD(P)/FAD-dependent oxidoreductase: MSEGRIAVVGSGIAGLSAAWLLSRRYEVTLFEAADYLGGHTHTHDIQLEGQRYAVDSGFIVFNPQHYPLLTRMFAELDVAAQPTTMSFSVHDARSGLEYNAGSLDGLFCQRRNLLSPRFWGMLADLRRFYRQAPAVLHSNEQFSTLGAYLQRHGYSDAFRDQHLVPMASALWSSPLQRILEFPMGQLIGFMTNHHMLQFSGRPQWRVVSGGSNGYVRALRRRWQVLERLCTPVRAIRRTPNGVVLSSLRGDEHFDEVVLACHADDALALLSDATPTEQQILGGITYQDNDTVLHTDARVLPRDRRAWAAWNAHVPADPRAPCTVSYWMNALQSIDAPQPFIVSLNRDNDIDQDKVLRRMRYRHPVQNAAALAAQTRKAEIQGMQHTWFAGAAWGFGFHEDGLRSGVDVAHGLEVHW, from the coding sequence ATGAGCGAGGGCAGGATCGCCGTGGTCGGCAGCGGGATCGCCGGCCTGAGCGCAGCCTGGCTGTTGTCGCGCCGCTATGAAGTCACCTTGTTCGAAGCTGCCGATTATCTCGGCGGGCATACGCATACCCATGACATCCAGCTGGAAGGTCAGCGTTACGCGGTGGACAGCGGTTTTATCGTGTTCAACCCGCAGCACTACCCGTTGCTAACGCGTATGTTCGCCGAGCTGGATGTGGCCGCACAGCCGACCACGATGAGCTTTTCGGTGCACGATGCGCGCAGCGGGCTCGAATACAACGCCGGCAGTTTGGACGGGCTGTTCTGTCAGCGCCGCAACCTGCTCAGCCCACGCTTCTGGGGCATGCTGGCCGACCTGCGCCGCTTCTATCGCCAGGCACCGGCCGTGCTGCATAGCAACGAGCAGTTCAGCACGCTGGGCGCTTATCTGCAGCGACATGGTTATTCGGATGCGTTCCGCGATCAGCATCTGGTGCCGATGGCATCGGCGTTGTGGTCCTCGCCATTGCAACGCATCCTCGAATTTCCGATGGGCCAGCTGATCGGTTTCATGACCAATCACCACATGCTGCAGTTCAGCGGCCGACCGCAGTGGCGAGTGGTGAGTGGCGGATCCAACGGTTATGTGCGTGCGCTGCGTCGGCGCTGGCAGGTGCTCGAACGCCTGTGCACGCCGGTGCGTGCGATCCGGCGCACCCCCAATGGCGTGGTGCTCAGCTCGTTGCGTGGCGACGAACACTTCGACGAAGTGGTACTAGCCTGCCACGCCGACGATGCACTGGCGCTGCTCAGCGATGCCACGCCGACCGAGCAGCAGATCCTTGGCGGGATCACCTATCAGGATAACGACACCGTGCTGCACACCGATGCACGCGTACTGCCACGCGACCGCCGCGCCTGGGCGGCGTGGAATGCGCACGTGCCGGCAGATCCACGCGCGCCGTGCACGGTGAGTTACTGGATGAACGCGCTGCAGTCGATCGATGCGCCGCAGCCGTTCATCGTCAGCCTCAACCGCGACAACGACATCGATCAGGACAAGGTGCTGCGACGTATGCGTTATCGCCACCCGGTGCAGAATGCGGCCGCACTGGCGGCACAGACCCGCAAGGCCGAGATCCAGGGCATGCAGCACACCTGGTTTGCCGGCGCGGCCTGGGGCTTCGGCTTCCACGAAGACGGCTTGCGTAGCGGCGTGGACGTGGCGCACGGCCTGGAAGTGCACTGGTGA
- a CDS encoding DUF1365 domain-containing protein — protein MQLLREASTDAVPLPPTEGGGAGSVRGPLRSAIYTGWVRHRRFAPKPLNFRYRLFLMYLDLSELDQVFAQCWLWSVGRANLAQFRRSDYLGDPTIPLDEAVRDCVQTHTGERPDGAIRLLTHLRYFGHVFNPVSFYYCFDRHDGLRWIVAEITNTPWQQRHTYVLPVAQARTHRDVHAWRFDKRFHVSPFMDMQHRYDWRFSVPDAQLRVHMDVLDAAGDDADGAIDNSGTRRFDATLALQREPLNARSLARTLLAYPLMTVQVVVAIHWQALRLWLRGNPVHDHPHPPVREPR, from the coding sequence ATGCAGTTGCTGCGCGAAGCCAGCACCGATGCCGTGCCGCTGCCACCCACCGAGGGCGGTGGCGCCGGCAGCGTGCGTGGTCCGTTGCGCAGCGCGATCTATACCGGTTGGGTGCGGCATCGTCGGTTTGCGCCCAAACCGCTGAATTTCCGCTACAGGTTGTTTCTGATGTACCTGGATCTGTCCGAACTGGATCAGGTCTTCGCGCAATGCTGGCTGTGGTCGGTGGGGCGCGCCAATCTGGCGCAGTTCCGGCGCAGCGACTATCTGGGCGATCCGACCATTCCGTTGGACGAAGCAGTGCGCGATTGCGTGCAGACCCACACCGGCGAGCGCCCCGACGGTGCGATCCGCCTGCTTACGCATTTGCGCTATTTCGGCCATGTGTTCAATCCGGTCAGCTTTTACTACTGCTTCGATCGGCATGACGGCTTGCGCTGGATCGTTGCGGAAATCACCAACACGCCGTGGCAGCAGCGGCATACCTATGTGCTGCCGGTCGCACAGGCGCGCACGCACCGCGACGTGCATGCGTGGCGCTTCGACAAGCGCTTCCATGTCTCGCCGTTCATGGACATGCAGCATCGCTACGACTGGCGATTCAGCGTACCGGATGCGCAGTTGCGCGTGCATATGGACGTGCTGGACGCAGCTGGCGACGATGCCGACGGCGCAATCGACAACAGCGGCACGCGCCGCTTCGACGCCACCTTGGCGCTGCAACGCGAACCGCTCAATGCACGCAGCCTGGCGCGCACCTTGCTGGCCTACCCCTTGATGACCGTACAGGTGGTGGTCGCCATCCACTGGCAGGCCCTGCGCCTGTGGCTGCGCGGCAACCCTGTGCACGACCACCCTCATCCGCCTGTGCGAGAACCCCGATGA